One window of the Salvia splendens isolate huo1 chromosome 1, SspV2, whole genome shotgun sequence genome contains the following:
- the LOC121800925 gene encoding uncharacterized protein LOC121800925, with translation MELSSCNVKHFIQTIRGGLVIKFCNTNTNGRPVTRTKTLKDVYDIEDAKRLQKPPSGFLFGKKQVIHRSSCFTVAARTIRKIKSEPSDSDPSADGDSDCDVSDAMTLSQLKNRLLTKRKKFVSTEEKAMEDESDLNEPLINLKSKHSKASRAKRRRLNPSAISSATIKVAMRSEENLVSEASEQAGGELAPLINVEVGVQDAEQIGSHNGMPLAPSTGHNEVVNPAQMTVLPEHDREPLSYVNRYEECLTNEMCYDHLEDVEPISILIPQDEGNIRLETKEFECKEPLGSALEEITKPKENPDSCITVTLFSADTDANVSCHSSSSLIVEDMPNECGSSCRVLDMAIDGCSTPPWGSNTVLFDSKAEAHILFELRNSQSSPGKNFGSNPGSITTSSTRHNPISMKDTIADVEKLSTSASDTTMRDDFNSEGQSEDELLNPLDKQKSEFPLTCTENESSLDYRTCDDAETILKPEQHQLPQRLFSSRKDLSPSSQERLCLAMNPNSVGIANEADQSIDYKCEEKLFENETGKKSSSLRSEVQDDEKTVNHRFPGQVSQQKLVISPRRISKRSQIAKGNLEGPRFSRALPNLSTGCTSVQGCSESAVAFSQRQMQDMESVALKLMNELKSMKDIVEQKLLFEAYRNASLKNDADEIKLAIKNAIKAEETAKKWMSMMTRDCNRFSKIMKMMPDSTPSSKDSSPKGERKIMFADEAGGKLCHVKFFDDSPASPSSNAVEQ, from the exons ATGGAGCTGAGTAGTTGCAATGTTAAGCATTTTATCCAAACTATTAGGGGAGGGTTGGTGATAAAATTTTGCAATACCAATACCAATGGAAGGCCTGTGACTCGAACCAAGACTTTAAAGGATGTATATGACATTGAAGATGCTAAAAGACTGCAGAAGCCTCCTTCAGGTTTTCTGTTTGGTAAGAAACAAGTGATACACAGAAGTTCTTGTTTTACAGTGGCTGCTAGGACAATACGTAAAATAAAATCTGAACCTAGTGATAGTGATCCCAGTGCTGATGGGGATTCAGACTGTGATGTGAGCGACGCTATGACATTATCACAGCTCAAGAACCGGTTATTGACAAAGAGAAAGAAGTTTGTTTCCACTGAAGAGAAAGCCATGGAAGATGAATCTGATCTTAATGAGCCGCTTATCAATTTGAAATCAAAGCATTCAAAGGCCTCACGAGCTAAAAGAAGACGCCTGAATCCAAGTGCTATTTCTTCTGCAACCATTAAAGTAGCTATGAGATCTGAAGAGAATTTGGTTTCTGAAGCTTCAGAGCAAGCTGGCGGTGAATTAGCTCCACTTATTAATGTCGAGGTTGGGGTTCAAGATGCTGAGCAAATAGGAAGCCACAATGGAATGCCTTTGGCTCCATCTACTGGCCATAATGAGGTGGTCAATCCTGCTCAGATGACAGTTCTACCTGAACATGACAGAGAACCACTATCTTATGTCAACAGATATGAAGAGTGTCTTACTAATGAGATGTGCTATGATCATTTGGAGGATGTTGAACCTATTTCCATTCTTATTCCTCAGGATGAAGGTAACATCAGATTGGAAACTAAGGAATTTGAATGTAAGGAGCCACTGGGTTCTGCACTAGAAGAAATTACGAAGCCAAAAGAGAATCCAGATTCATGTATAACAGTAACTTTGTTTTCTGCTGATACAGATGCCAATGTATCTTGTCATTCTAGTAGTTCTTTGATTGTTGAAGATATGCCCAATGAATGTGGTTCTAGCTGCAGGGTTCTTGATATGGCAATTGATGGTTGCAGCACACCTCCTTGGGGATCTAATACGGTCTTATTTGACAGTAAAGCTGAGGCACATATTCTCTTTGAGCTAAGAAACTCTCAAAGTAGCCCTGGCAAGAACTTTGGCTCCAACCCAGGTTCCATTACCACCTCAAGTACTAGGCATAATCCCATTTCCATGAAAGATACTATTGCTGATGTGGAAAAACTTTCAACATCTGCCTCTGATACCACGATGAGGGATGACTTCAATTCTGAAGGTCAATCTGAAGATGAGTTATTGAATCCTCTGGACAAGCAGAAATCAGAATTTCCATTGACTTGTACCGAAAATGAGAGTTCTTTAGATTATAGAACTTGTGATGATGCTGAAACCATTTTAAAACCAGAGcaacaccaacttcctcaaAGACTCTTTTCCTCCCGCAAG GATTTGTCTCCGTCTTCTCAAGAGCGATTGTGTTTGGCGATGAATCCAAATTCTGTTGGAATCGCTAATGAAGCAGATCAAAGTA TTGATTATAAATGTGAGGAGAAGCTCTTTGAAAACGAGACTGGAAAGAAGTCTTCATCTCTAAGATCAGAGGTTCAGGATGACGAAAAAACTGTGAATCACAGATTTCCTGGACAGGTTAGCCAGCAGAAACTCGTCATATCTCCCAGACGCATCAGCAAGAGATCACAGATAGCCAAAGGCAACCTTGAAGGCCCTCGTTTCTCACGCGCTTTACCTAATCTCAGTACTGGGTGTACCTCTGTTCAAGGATGCTCTGAAAGTGCTGTTGCATTCTCACAGCGACAGATGCAAGATATGGAGTCTGTTGCACTAAAACTGATGAATGAGTTGAAGTCCATGAAGGACATCGTGGAACAAAAATTGCTTTTTGAAGCATACCGCAATGCTTCCTTAAAGAATGATGCAGATGAG ATAAAATTAGCCATAAAAAATGCTATTAAAGCTGAAGAAACGGCTAAAAAGTGGATGTCTATGATGACCAGAGACTGCAACCGGTTCTCTAAAATAATG AAAATGATGCCGGACAGCACACCTTCTTCAAAAGATAGTTCTCCGAAGGGGGAGAGGAAGATCATGTTTGCTGATGAAGCTGGTGGGAAGCTATGTCATGTCAAATTTTTTGATGACAGCCCTGCCTCTCCATCTTCTAATGCTGTGGAACAGTAA
- the LOC121792170 gene encoding transcription repressor OFP8-like — protein sequence MAKSKTLKLHFSLLTSSLQLCRPKNPLSMIKVPNPPHTPPYILSPLNSKTFDISFPATPIPPPSSSDDDELDWWVPSSRNDKTKKHKNTKQHEPKSFSSQSGHEEERGKLHKPPRRRFKRYGSKEWKEGEECSERKPMLGRPAEQCMVSDHGRSFTVVVKKSVDPYEDFKKSMSEMMVAEKILEPREMEQLLMSFLSLNSRIHHKVIIQAFTQIFKEML from the coding sequence ATGGCCAAATCCAAAACTCTTAAACTCCACTTCTCTCTCCTCACCTCCTCTCTCCAACTCTGTCGCCCCAAAAACCCTTTATCAATGATCAAAGTCCCCAATCCCCCTCATACACCTCCATACATCCTCTCCCCTCTCAACTCCAAAACATTCGACATCTCCTTCCCTGCCACTCCCATCCCTCCACCATCCAGCTCCGATGATGACGAGCTGGACTGGTGGGTCCCATCTTCAAGAAACGACAAGACGAAGAAACACAAAAACACAAAGCAACACGAGCCAAAATCTTTCTCTTCTCAGAGTGGCCACGAGGAGGAGCGGGGGAAGCTGCATAAGCCACCAAGAAGAAGATTCAAGCGTTACGGGTCGAAAGAGTGGAAGGAGGGAGAGGAGTGTAGTGAGAGGAAGCCGATGTTGGGGAGGCCCGCGGAGCAATGCATGGTGTCGGATCATGGGCGGAGCTTCACGGTGGTGGTGAAGAAGTCGGTGGATCCGTACGAGGATTTCAAGAAATCAATGTCGGAGATGATGGTGGCGGAGAAGATCCTTGAGCCAAGAGAGATGGAGCAGCTGTTGATGAGCTTCCTCTCACTCAACTCAAGAATACATCACAAAGTTATCATACAGGCTTTCACACAGATTTTCAAGGAAATGCTCTAA